The window tcattaatcttatttttttggttcatcctttattttttagaaagttCACTTGGATCCTTTATctttctaaattgattcaaaatgATCCTTCCACttatctaaaattaatattgttaatgAAATAAAGATATTGATGATTAAAAGTTACCATAAAAATGTaagtttttttctcttcatcttccttCTCCTTTGCAAACCCAGAATCctaatattatttcttgttCCTCTTAAATCTCAGGCTTTATGATCCATCACATGTCATGTAttgcaaattcaaaatcaaattatttctcATTTCCAAAACACATCGAACTTAATGACAACTACAAGAACTCAAGTCTAGCATTTGAAATTacctataaattataataataggtGCGCATATATACCCTTTAacaaattcacaaaaaaatgatagttcaaaatcaaaaattaaaaaaatcccaaaatttGATTCATGCATTCAAAGCCCCCAAAatccaaaatcaaattattaaacCTAACAAATAAACCTCAAACAATGAAACAATAACATATTAGAGAATTTGAGATTGGGGAGGAAAGGGTCAATGGTGGTGGTGATCATGCAATTATATGCTGTGACTTGTCGCCACTGACAGTGCTAGCGAAGGAAGAACAATCTTGGTAAGGACAATATCTTGAACCTACCGTGAAGTGTGACAACCGAGCTCGCCGATGTTAGCTTCTGCAGGCTCACATTTGTGACCATTTCATTGGCGCTGAGGATACAAATCTCTCGTTAGCGGTAACACACGTAGCTAGCAATGATTTCAAAGACATCGTAGTTGTTGCCAACTTTAAGGATGTAGGCGCAGAGTGTGTTGGTGCTCTCCCGTGTTATAATGACGGGTGACTTCGACTATTTCTTCTTGGACCCCTTCGTAGATCATAATTTTTGCTATCCCACCACGTAGAGGTATAGTACTAATACTAAGAAGGAGTTAGTGTTTTGGGATTAGGAATTTGAGAGAAGATTTTGGCCTGCGTAggtagaagaagagaaagaagaaaggaaaattgaTAAACACATCTTTAGCGATTTTTAGTCgttaatatttgtaatttttaattttaatttttcatggaCGAAATGACTATTTTGAAcctatttgaaaaaataaaaagtcaaaatgaactttttaaaagataaaagattaaattgaatcaaataaataatataaaggaccaaataaatcaattgaccttaaaatttataataaataagtattttaaatatataaattagaatatacaATTTAGATTTTAGAAAATAGGAAGAATTTGGACCATAAGTCCAAGACAAAAGGACGCCCGTGCACAATGGCTCATTAGTTATTCTCCAATCTTAAAAAATCAGGGTCAAGAATTCTTCACCAGTAGTCACCACTTAGCACCACCACTGCAATTCCTTTCGGCAACTCGCGAACTGCCACTCGATATACCTGACGGAggtaattttttctctctttcttcaaTCGTTTGCAAGCTGTTACTATTACTTAACACCTATATTAATATGTATAGTTCTGTTACTGcgtttcatatttttaatatgctCAATTCGATGTGTTATTATCAGGATTTGAAAGCATCACTTTCTTTTCGGTTTTCTTTAGTTTTGTGATGAACTGTTGGTAATGAGTCATAGATGATAATTTAGCAAAATTAGAATCAGGATTTTGATTGAGGGGGAATGTAGACATATATCTAAATGCTGTCTCTGTTCTCATGTGAGGAATGCGTTATCTTCTATTAGCTGCGTATAAGTTTGCtcaatgcttttttgtattgATAGTGATGCTGGAGGAATTGAAAAAGCAATGTAAAGGTAGCATTAGAATTAGTTTTTAGCATTCATTTTGAAGCAATTAAGTGCATTGCCCAAAAAAGGCTGGGAAAAAGCCAGAGTAAATGTGCACTGCTTCACTTGAATGATGGAAATTGcttattggattttattttattttttactctggcttgttctttgattgggaaAAAGCAAGAGTTGGGGGTGTtcaacatttattaatttttaatgggaaaaaaaagaattacttTAGTGAATCTGAATTGTATATGGTACTAACAAGTAACATCTGATTTTGGGAATTGTGTACATTCTTACTTGTCattaatttgttttcaatttagaaTTGACTCAACCCTCAACTTATTAAGGATCTTCTTGGATGAATGAGGATGAAATCCATGTAGAAGTCTTTTGATCAGAATTGGATAGACACACCAGAGTGCTTGGGTATGGGGATGTTGCTACCCCAACAGATATGTACGGCTCTAAATCTTCATCTTCTGCCATTTGTGATCTGCTCATAAAACTTCAGGATAAGTTCATTGTAAGTTGTCAAATGAAGGTGAAATTTGTTGAAGACATAGAACTGTCAAACATCAAAATCTATCTCTTGAGCTCagatttttaatattcttttatgaGTCGTAATATACCTCATGCTGAACTGCCTTCCAAGATTCAGATGTATTTCTTTCTTGTATTCTTTGCCCAAATTGTCCTACAATATAAAGCAAATTCATGCCCAATTAATCACTAATGGCCTGAAATCTCCCACCTTCTGGGCCAAGTTAATTGAGCATTATTGTGGCTCACCAGATCAACACATTGCCAGTAATGCACATTTGGTGTTCCAGTACTTTGACAAGCCAGATTTGTTTCTCTTCAATACTTTGATAAGATGTGTGCAACCCAATGATTGTATTCTTATTTTCCAAAATGAGTTTTCTAGGGGACTCATGTATTTTGACGAGTACACTTACAATTTTGTTCTTGGAGCCTGTGCTCGCTCTCCTTCAGCTTCAACGTTATGGGTTGGTAGACAACTACATGCTCGGATTGTAAAACATGGGTTTGAGTCAAATATTTTGGTTCCGACTACCAAAATATACTTTTATGCGAGCAACAAAGACATTATCTCAGCCCGAAGagtgtttgatgaaatgccGAGAAGAAGCACTGTTACCTGGAATGCTATGATAACAGGTTATTCTTCccaaaaagaaggaaacaaGAAATATGCTCTCAATGCGTTGTCTTTGTTTATTGACATGCTGGTTGATGTAAGTGTAATTAAACCAACGGGTACAACTATAGTTTCTGTGCTTTCAGCAGTTTCTCAAATTGGTATGCTGGAAACTGGTGCCTGCATACATGGTTTTGCAGAGAAGACAGTGTGTACTCCTGAAGATGATGTGTTTATAGGCACTGGGCTTGTTGATATGTACTCAAAATGTGGATGTCTTGATAGTGCCTTGTCTGTTTTCTGGCGAATGAACCAGAAGAATATCTTGACTTGGACGGCAATGACTACTAGCCTAGCCATCCACGGGAAAGGAAAACAAGCCTTGGAGGTTTTATATAAAATGGGAGCTTATGGTGTGAAGCCAAATGAAGCAACTTTTACTAGCTTCTTGTCAGCTTGTTGTCATGGTGggcttgttgaagaaggcctaATATTGTTCCATGAAATGAAGAGAACATTTGGCATGATGCCTCAGATAAAACATTATGGTTGCATTGTTGACCTTCTTGGCCGTGCTGGAAATTTAGAAGAAGCCTATGATTTTATCATGCGGATGCCAATTAATCCTGATGCTGTAATATGGAGGAGTTTGCTGGGTGCATGCAAGATTCATGGGGATGTAGTGATGGGAGAGAAGGTGGGGAAGTTTCTTCTCCAGTTAGAAGAGTGGAGTTCTGCAGAGTCTCCAAAGAGTGAGGACTACATAGCTCTGTCCAATGTTTATGCTTTAGCAGAAAAGTGGGATGACGTTGAAATTGTAAGGAAAACAATGAAATCTAAGGGTATTTTGAGTAAAGCTGGTTCTAGCGCTGTTCAAACTGTTAGCATGGctgtaattaaaaattgatttctgattcctttcaaaaaattatgttagCAAGACAATAAACCCAACAGACAAAAAATTCCTGGAGTAGCTGAGACTAAAAGCAATAGTATAGAAATAGCGGCAATGACAAGTATACAGTTTAcggaaaaatacttttaatcaaGAGATTGGAAATGTGCGATGTTCTAACAGCAGTATACAAGGATGTACCATGTATAACTGATGCCCAAGTATGATACTAACAGAAGTGCTGTTTTTCAGCTTTCATCATTTATTAGTTGCTGGTTTCATTAGCTTTCTGCTTTCACATGACTCTGTCTGTAGAAAAAAACCTAAAGAGGGAGGATTTTGAGGCTGAGCATTTGATAAAATCAACAGAGGTTGTACTAATGGCCCTTCAGCAGGATAATCACACATTTCCTCCCTGTAAGTCGTTTCTCTTTATGCCCAAATATTTTCGGATGACACCCTTGCAAAAAGGTAGTTTGAGCTCTCTATAAAATAAACCCTTAATTATGGAAGGAGAGAAgacaatgtaaatttagatcaTAGGAAGCTAAGTGTAATAATTCATGTTTAATCCTGATTAGAAAAACTTTTGCAACAGCCTAATGCACACCAGTCTCATAACCTCTTTAAACATATCTATCTcatgaaaagaataaaataaaatataatataaacctTTCCATTGCATGGACTGAAAAACCATAAATCAATTTGGGTTCCAAAATTTAACATGAAGCAGTGAAACAATTTCTTGAGGGCTCACCTTCTATTAGCATCAAATTGCGTCATTTTCTTCTGCCTTCTTAAATATAGTTAAATTTCAAAATCCATATCATAAAATGTTTATCATTGTACATCAGTCTTAATCAAACTAAGAACTATATGGAAAGtgttaaatttagttattttatgcttagtgatatgttaaaattaagtgcaataattttgaatttgaaagtcctaaactattttaaaaagttcaGAATGATGGTTTAGTGTGACATCGAtcctatataatatattatcttaTGATAAATCTTATTTTACCCCTTATTCAAATAGGATCATGATATCTACCATTAGATTACACTAAACTAAGATTAGGAAGACAAATCTAAAATCCAATCCAACTTAAGTTAGGATTTACCGATTTAGCGCCTTAATCATTCATGTAACAACATTTTCCCATAATTGATGGAAGAATCACAGCTAGGCATTTGGAGAATATTTTTCTCACTAAAGTAAAAAATAGTAAGCATCCGTGGTTTATGGAAACTAACCATGGATCATCCTTAACCAACTAAACCAATTGAAATGGAACTAGCTTGATTTGATTACAACAAGACTAATAAACCTAGGAAACTTAGTTTTGACCATTTTTGTGTTTAGAAATTGAACCATAATAACCTAAGGAAAGCCTAGTTACAGTCTAACCAAAATTGAAGCAATCTAGTTACATGGCAATCATATGTCTTAGATTTCAACCAAATGGAACCAATTTCACTTTCACCGTGATATGGTATCATGGTGGGCTGTAAAAGCCGTGTGAACAATAATTTTCAGTTCCAGACAATCCTAGTAGACGTGCAAGGCCATCTAAGGCACTTAAAGGCCAGTTTGACTCCAAACCAAAGTGACTAAGGTAAGTTTCCTAACCTAGATTGATTCTACAAATTGAATTATATCAAAAAACGAAATCACATCCATTTGGTCCCCATTTCACTGAACTCGCTATGAACTTTTCAAAGCcttctctcttccttttcaACTTGAACATCAAAGGAGACCCAGAATCCAACAACCTTGTAATCTTTTTTCATAACTTTGAAAGTTCTACCACTTAACCAAGCCATTTCTTCTAATTAACCAATGTAGGGAAGAAAGTCTTTTATCGTGCTTAGAAAAgtgaaaatataattgtgtgtCACAGGGTGGACCTAACCCTATTTTGTTTGGCTTTTTACTAATATGTGCTAATTCttcaactaattttcttatacactgctattaacttttataatttgtttccaacttttatatttacattattaaccttatttaattaatgaaaaaggtATGTACAACACAATTTAGAGAACACTTTGTTCGTTGAGTTGCCTATCTTTTTTTGTTGActtatttctttcttccctcTTATTAAAAGGCTCTTGATATATTATACTCTTTATTGGATGTTATACTACTAATTCAATGTGGGATTATGCAACTTCTACTAATTCGTGTAACTCTTAGTATCTTCTAAATATTGATGTTGGATTTTGTCAAAATATAgcaattttaacaatttttcaaTGTGTAGACAACATTTCTGCACCCATAACTTGGAACTTTGCAAACTTAGGTCGGTTGGATGTATTAATTAGTGACCTCTGAGCATGAATCAAACAAATAAGTGGGCCTTTTTGGCCCCCTcagtacaaaaataaaataaaataatcaagtaTAACTTTTCAATATATGAATCCGTATACCGCAAATCATGAACCTTCTGGTTCATATCCATTCCCTGGTCTCTGCACCTGCGGGTTCCGAGTTGTGACAGTGTTATTGCGTCTATTAATTTGTTAGcttgcaataaaataataaaagaatgaaattctggTCATTACGATCACGAGGTACACAGCTCACAGCAAATTCAGCAATGGAATATATAATTTATCGTTAGGTCATATCCACACCTTTGCTAAATCGCTGCTCTATTTGACCGTTCAGTTTCAATTTCCACACTATTCAACGTACCTATCAATTAAAATCACCTAAACACAAAGTACATAGAACTTAAAAAAGAGTGGCTTTATAATAAGATGACGGCTATCCATTTTCTAAGTTACTTTTGCGGCACACTGCCGTCTCTATTCATTGCTTTCACCTAGGTTGAGCCGATTTCCAGTAGTAGTTACATTTACGATTTTAGCTTTAATCcagttcaattttgattttctgtggatatgatttttatatataatcaattatgcACTTTTATACCATTGAAATGGTTATGTTAAATGTTATCATAGTTCAGTTTTTTTAACgtaataatagtaaaaataaatgacAGTAGTGTGTctgtcaaaaaacaaaaaatgacagCAGTGTGAAAACGCATTTAAATAAATGCTTTAGATTCATTTAagccaactttttttttatttaattatttattatttttgtcgtAAATTTATATTCGTAACTGTGTGAAACTGGTAATCATCTTTGAAATGGTATTATTAGTCCAACACTGGCTCGAAGTTTCCAATGCCATGTGAATGAGGATAATCATAATTTTGTAGCACATGGATTTCTAGATCAGATCTTCAAAATTgacttatatttatataaacttatttttacGAAAATAACTAAAGCAatacttttgtttctttaatctTTACCTTTTTCGAAAAGATGATGGGATATTgtgtaagaaatattttttttttgtcgaaATGTAATAAAAAGTTCATACAATACTATCAATGCAAGGGACAACTTACATAAAATATGTTGGGGTCTTAATAGTCCTATGCAGGAATTGGCATATTTCCCTGCCTATCACCGTTCCAAGTAGAAAATAATAATGTGTAGTTTCTCATTGTTTTTATTCATGACTGCGTGATTCCAGTATTTACGTATTCATTTTTGCTCGAAATACTCTTTTTCTGCGTGTATATGTTCGGTGCATTATCATATCTCCTTGCGTTAGGAAAATGAATGCCCAAATTCAAATCTTAGTTGTACATGTTGTATATGCAAAAGTACAAAGTGTGGGcacttttatatataacttttttctgTCTTGTATGGATGCTTGTCTTTGACTATGTTTGGAGCCATTCAGTGCCGTCGATTTAATGAGACCAGAAGATAGTGACTAGGGCCTACAAATAGCAAAAGGAACCTTATTTGAAAACTACAAAAAGAAGAACATTTCCTTGATACATGCGCTTGAGTAAACAGACTAATTAAGCgtttgtttaataattttttaccacATACGAATTTATATCATACATTTAATTACGAAAATTATCagaataagttaaaaataatttaatttagtaaactcattgaaataaataaaacaaaaactttatTAGAGTCAAACTATTTCATAAGTTTGAATAAGTTACTTTAACCTCTTTCAAATGCTCCCTTAATAGaatatgaataataatttttttgcccTTTGTACAAAGAATTACAATTCTTTAAACAAATTCATATTTGATGTCTTGTGAATCAATTATGTACCTAATAattgacattttaaaatttcaattgatacAGTGCAAATTATATAaggaaataatattttcttgaagAGAAAAAGGCCTTTACCTTAGCTACAAGATTTTCCAAGTTGTgattgttgaaagaaaaatattaacaaacgTCCTCTAGGCATTAGTTAAGAaagtctaaatattttttttaaaaaatattaccaatACATCATTTCTAATATAGTCTCGTTGtggtttttactaaaaatatatttgttaattcCGTAATCATCATTCTTAGGAACACTTGTGAACATGACCCTAGTTTACGTTTGTTGTGAACACATATATCCGGACTCGATTGTCTTATTTTTTGGGAGGGGTGTTGTACTTGCATTGCATCAACCTAATTCTACTAGCAAGAGAGCATGAGTTTGAGAAATTTAGGACATGGATAACGTAACAGTAAATGAGGGTGGACGAAATAAGAAATTAGAAAAGTGTACTACTAACAACAATAGCCTTAGTTAATCAAACTAAGCAATTCCCAGAATCCCAGCTCCCAGCACGTTTCTGAGGAAACAATCAAAGAAAGCATTAATGGACTGAGCCGAGAAAAGCGTGAGAAAGCatccaatcatggcaaaatgcATGAGCCTCATCAGAACTTGTCGGCAACAACCATGCCAGCATTAAGGACTCCACAGagatcaaatacaaaaataatgggCATCTCCGTATACTTTATTTGTTTAAGTGCAAGTCAAAAGCCTCCGTATCAGGCTTTATTTTCAATTTGCTACTGCCTACACCGACGTTAACTCCCTCAACACCTTACAATTATGTAGTCTAATTCCTCATTTATATATCACCCACATATCGAAGCTAATAGAAgtcactattattatttttttttctccttccgAAACCTTGGAAAAGGCCCTTATTAATTCACCCTCCCCCATCTCTCTCAATTTCCGTGTGTTGACTTTATCGTTTATAACAACTTGTATTAAAATTCGTATCTTCTCTACCACAAATTTCATGAAACAACTAAATGTGCCACAACTAGAGGGAGCTACTTCTCAACAATTCACAAATTTGACGACTTAATTGTTATCCCCTTTCAACTCTCTACACTCTTCCCATTTCTAGCCAATACCCATCTCATCCTTCTTGTGACAACCAAAAGATCATCAAATCCAACTTTTCTTTTCATAACTTAGGAGATTTCATCCTTTCAAACATGGATGAAATTGAAATCCCTGCTCATTTCCTCTGCCCCATTTCCCTCCAACTCATGAGGGACCCTGTCACGGTTTGCACAGGAATCACTTATGATAGAGAGAACATAGAGAGATGGTTATTTTCATGCAAGAACAACACATGCCCCGTTACTAAGCAGTGTCTAttaaaccatgatctcaccccaAACCACACTCTACGGAGGTTGATCCAATCTTGGTGCACCCTCAACGCCTCTCTAGGAGTTGAACGCATTCCAACTCCAAAGTCACCAATAGACAGAACTCAGATTGTGAAACTCCTCACAGAAGCAAAAAGGTTCCCTGAGAAGCAACTCAAGTGCCTCACAAGGCTTCGATCCATTGCCTTTGAAGGCCAAAGGAACAAAACATGTTTAGAGTCTGCAGGAGTAATAGAATTCTTGGTCTCAACAATGAAGAACAACAACACACAAGAAGACTCAACTGTTCTCAGTGAAGCAGCTATTGAAGTCTTGTTCCACCTCAATCTTTCCGAGGCTCGGGTTAAAGCTCTGATTAACAACGAGGAATTTCATTTTATTGAGTCAttgtttcatgttttaagaCTTGGAAACTACCAATCTAGAGCCTTTGCTACAATGCTGCTTAGATCAGCATTTGAGGTAGCTGATCCAATCCAATTGATCAGTGTCAAAACTGCACTGTTCGTGGAAATCATGCGCGTTCTGCGCGATCAGATTTCGCAGCAGGCTTCAAAGGCTGCATTGAAGCTCATTGTGGAGCTCTTTCCGTGGGGAAGAAACAGGATCAAAGGGGTTGAGGGTGGTGCTGTTTTGGTCCTCGTTGAGTTACTTCTTGGTGCCTCGGAAAGAAGAACGTGTGAACTCATTTTGATAGCTTTGGATCAGCTTTGTGGGTGTGCAGAAGGGCGTGCAGAGTTGTTGAACCATGGAGCAGGAGTGGCCATTGTGTCCAAGAAAATTCTAAGGGTCTCTCATGTGGCAAGTGACAGAGGGGTTAGAATTTTAGCCTCTATTTGTAGGTATTCCGCCAATGCTAGAGTGCTTCATGAAATGTTGCAGGTTGGGGCAGTGTCCAAGTTGTGCTTGGTGCTTCAAGTGAATTGCAGTTTAAAGACTAAGGAGAGGGCAAAGGAAATACTCCAATTGCATTCTGTGGTTTGGAAGAATTCTCCATGTATTCCTGTACCTTTGTTATCTTCCTATCCATGATCTAATTCTTTCATAATTAGTAAGTTCTTTTTGTGTACATGCAATGAAAGTGTATGGTGTTAGAGATTTTTGAATTATACAAATGAATCTTAATAATCAAGAGCGAAAATTTTTTCTTAGATCAATTTTGTTTGAACATTATACTAATCTAAACTGTAGTACTAATAATTAACTACAAGTACATTAGGTTTTATTGCACTTGCTgctaattataaatttcatattcCATTTATCTTAACAACATAAAGTGTGTAAAGAGTTCAAATTGGGGGAGTTAGACTTGTGTAATTGCCCACCCCAAACTTATCCTATACATAATATGTGTAATAGccataatattttacttttacactcatttcttataattgttgaaatataattaattattataataattaagtaataaaattaaaatcacatattATGTTAAAGTAAAATACTATTTTGAACAAATTTATATCTATAAAAATTGTACAAACTGGACATGTaata of the Glycine max cultivar Williams 82 chromosome 13, Glycine_max_v4.0, whole genome shotgun sequence genome contains:
- the LOC100790613 gene encoding pentatricopeptide repeat-containing protein At3g18970: MLNCLPRFRCISFLYSLPKLSYNIKQIHAQLITNGLKSPTFWAKLIEHYCGSPDQHIASNAHLVFQYFDKPDLFLFNTLIRCVQPNDCILIFQNEFSRGLMYFDEYTYNFVLGACARSPSASTLWVGRQLHARIVKHGFESNILVPTTKIYFYASNKDIISARRVFDEMPRRSTVTWNAMITGYSSQKEGNKKYALNALSLFIDMLVDVSVIKPTGTTIVSVLSAVSQIGMLETGACIHGFAEKTVCTPEDDVFIGTGLVDMYSKCGCLDSALSVFWRMNQKNILTWTAMTTSLAIHGKGKQALEVLYKMGAYGVKPNEATFTSFLSACCHGGLVEEGLILFHEMKRTFGMMPQIKHYGCIVDLLGRAGNLEEAYDFIMRMPINPDAVIWRSLLGACKIHGDVVMGEKVGKFLLQLEEWSSAESPKSEDYIALSNVYALAEKWDDVEIVRKTMKSKGILSKAGSSAVQTVSMAVIKN
- the LOC100778012 gene encoding E3 ubiquitin-protein ligase PUB23-like produces the protein MDEIEIPAHFLCPISLQLMRDPVTVCTGITYDRENIERWLFSCKNNTCPVTKQCLLNHDLTPNHTLRRLIQSWCTLNASLGVERIPTPKSPIDRTQIVKLLTEAKRFPEKQLKCLTRLRSIAFEGQRNKTCLESAGVIEFLVSTMKNNNTQEDSTVLSEAAIEVLFHLNLSEARVKALINNEEFHFIESLFHVLRLGNYQSRAFATMLLRSAFEVADPIQLISVKTALFVEIMRVLRDQISQQASKAALKLIVELFPWGRNRIKGVEGGAVLVLVELLLGASERRTCELILIALDQLCGCAEGRAELLNHGAGVAIVSKKILRVSHVASDRGVRILASICRYSANARVLHEMLQVGAVSKLCLVLQVNCSLKTKERAKEILQLHSVVWKNSPCIPVPLLSSYP